In the genome of Nocardia sp. NBC_00416, one region contains:
- the recX gene encoding recombination regulator RecX produces MDQWGASRSDAADPVAQVRRRLDELLAAGGSTTGPARSSRPGEPDPQRARPAGSGPGGGERSAARSDAEGDPGGDAPAADVEQAREACLRLLAVRARSRAELAQRLSAKGIPVEVADRALDRLADVGLIDDADFARQWVRERHGFSGKGRRVLAQELRRKGVSPEDSVAALESVTADDEYDRATELVRRKLRSLPAGLDRDKAIRRLVGMLARRGYGHSVAYSVVKAEWEALGTDSGEFGDGDAPFE; encoded by the coding sequence ATGGACCAGTGGGGCGCGTCGCGCTCCGACGCCGCCGATCCGGTGGCACAGGTGCGGCGGCGACTCGACGAACTCCTGGCGGCCGGTGGGAGCACCACCGGGCCGGCCCGGAGTTCCCGGCCGGGCGAGCCCGATCCGCAGCGGGCTCGCCCGGCCGGCTCCGGACCGGGCGGGGGTGAACGATCCGCTGCTCGAAGTGACGCCGAAGGCGATCCGGGTGGCGATGCGCCCGCAGCGGATGTCGAACAGGCCCGGGAGGCTTGTCTACGGCTGCTGGCCGTCCGCGCTCGCAGCCGGGCCGAACTGGCGCAGCGTCTGTCTGCCAAGGGAATCCCGGTCGAGGTGGCCGACCGGGCGCTGGACCGGCTGGCCGACGTCGGACTGATCGACGACGCCGACTTCGCCCGGCAGTGGGTGCGCGAGCGGCACGGTTTCTCCGGAAAAGGGCGGCGAGTCCTCGCCCAGGAGCTGCGGCGCAAAGGGGTGTCTCCGGAGGATTCCGTGGCAGCGCTGGAAAGCGTCACCGCCGACGACGAGTACGACCGCGCGACCGAACTCGTGCGCCGCAAACTGCGGAGCCTGCCCGCGGGACTGGACCGGGATAAGGCCATCCGGCGGCTGGTGGGGATGCTCGCCCGCCGCGGGTACGGGCATTCCGTGGCGTATTCGGTGGTCAAGGCCGAATGGGAGGCACTCGGCACGGATTCCGGGGAGTTCGGCGACGGGGACGCGCCGTTCGAGTGA
- the recA gene encoding recombinase RecA: MAPQPYDRDKALELALAQVEKSFGKGAVMRLGEEARQPISVIPTGSIALDVALGIGGLPRGRVVEIYGPEASGKTTVALHAVANAQAAGGVAAFIDAEHALDPDYAAKLGVDTDALLVSQPDTGEQALEIADMLVRSGAIDIIVIDSVAALVPRAEIEGEMGDSHVGLQARLMSQALRKMTSALNNSGTTAIFINQLREKIGVMFGSPETTTGGKALKFYASVRLDVRRIETLKDGSDAVGNRTRVKVVKNKVSPPFKQAEFDILYGHGISKEGSLIDMGVEHGFIRKSGSWYTYEGDQLGQGKENARKFLLENIDIRDEVEKKIKEKLGIGADVTALEAEETPADF, from the coding sequence ATGGCGCCACAGCCCTACGACCGCGACAAGGCCCTCGAACTCGCGCTCGCGCAGGTCGAGAAGAGTTTCGGCAAGGGGGCGGTGATGCGTCTCGGGGAAGAAGCCCGCCAGCCGATCTCGGTGATTCCGACCGGATCCATCGCCCTCGACGTCGCACTGGGGATCGGCGGTCTGCCCCGCGGCCGGGTCGTGGAGATCTACGGTCCGGAAGCCTCCGGTAAAACCACCGTCGCCCTGCACGCGGTCGCCAATGCTCAGGCGGCGGGGGGCGTGGCCGCGTTCATCGACGCGGAACACGCCCTCGATCCCGACTACGCCGCCAAGCTCGGCGTCGATACCGACGCGCTGCTGGTCTCCCAGCCGGATACCGGTGAACAAGCCCTCGAAATCGCCGATATGCTGGTCCGCTCCGGCGCCATCGATATCATCGTCATCGACTCGGTGGCCGCGCTGGTGCCCCGCGCCGAGATCGAAGGTGAAATGGGTGACAGTCACGTCGGCCTGCAGGCCCGCCTGATGAGCCAGGCATTGCGCAAGATGACCAGCGCCCTGAACAATTCCGGCACCACCGCCATCTTCATCAACCAGTTGCGGGAAAAGATCGGCGTCATGTTCGGTTCCCCCGAAACGACAACGGGCGGAAAGGCTTTGAAGTTCTACGCTTCCGTGCGGCTCGATGTACGTCGTATCGAAACGTTGAAGGACGGTAGTGACGCGGTAGGAAACCGTACTCGCGTGAAGGTCGTGAAGAACAAAGTCTCACCGCCTTTCAAACAGGCTGAATTCGATATTCTGTACGGCCACGGAATTTCGAAGGAAGGCTCGCTGATCGATATGGGGGTGGAACACGGGTTCATTCGTAAGTCCGGATCCTGGTACACCTACGAAGGGGATCAGCTCGGGCAGGGCAAGGAAAACGCCCGGAAATTCCTCCTGGAGAACATCGATATCCGGGACGAAGTCGAGAAGAAGATCAAGGAAAAGCTGGGGATCGGCGCGGATGTCACCGCGCTGGAGGCGGAAGAGACCCCGGCCGATTTCTGA
- a CDS encoding DUF3046 domain-containing protein, with product MRLTEFQELMHTEFGEARGDALLNDHAILALGSRTGAAAIEAGVDPREVWRALCAEFDVPRSRW from the coding sequence GTGCGGTTGACGGAATTCCAGGAACTCATGCACACCGAATTCGGCGAGGCGCGCGGCGACGCTCTGCTCAATGATCACGCCATCCTCGCGCTCGGCAGCCGGACCGGTGCTGCCGCCATCGAAGCCGGTGTCGATCCTCGCGAAGTATGGCGCGCGCTCTGCGCCGAATTCGACGTACCGCGCTCCCGGTGGTGA
- a CDS encoding glycosyltransferase, which translates to MRVAVVAGPDPGHAFPAIALCLRFRDAGDEPVLFTGPRWFDAARAAGIGVRRLKGLAPRPIDDDADAGARIHQRAAYISTEILPELGAMLPELVVSDVLTAGGGMAAERLRVPWVELSPHPLYLPSKGLPPIGSGLAPGTGIRGRARDTVLRAFTDRAVRTGTRQREMARVGVGLPAADPGPAARLVATLPALEVPRPDWPAEAEVVGPLLWEPTDRRLERPPGDGPLVVVAPSTAHTGVTGMAETVLEALAGTGVRVAISMLDEPPHPLPEWATAGLGRQDELLADASVVVGGGGHGLLAKSLSAGVPVVTVPGGGDQWELANRAQRRGVSLLVRPLTAEAVRDAVLRVLGEPRFTEAAREAAAGADAVADPVRICQRVLDSVRAH; encoded by the coding sequence ATGCGAGTAGCCGTCGTCGCCGGTCCCGATCCGGGCCATGCGTTTCCCGCTATCGCGTTGTGCCTGCGTTTCCGCGATGCGGGTGATGAGCCCGTCCTTTTCACCGGCCCCCGGTGGTTCGACGCCGCGCGCGCCGCCGGTATCGGTGTTCGGCGGTTGAAGGGGCTGGCGCCCCGTCCTATCGACGACGACGCGGATGCCGGCGCGCGGATTCATCAACGGGCCGCCTATATCTCGACCGAGATCCTGCCCGAACTCGGCGCCATGCTGCCCGAACTCGTCGTCTCCGACGTACTCACCGCCGGCGGCGGGATGGCCGCCGAACGGTTGCGGGTGCCGTGGGTGGAACTCTCGCCGCATCCGCTGTACCTCCCGTCGAAAGGTCTGCCGCCCATCGGAAGTGGACTCGCGCCGGGGACCGGTATCCGCGGGCGTGCGCGGGACACGGTGCTGCGGGCGTTCACCGACCGTGCCGTGCGGACCGGGACGCGGCAGCGTGAGATGGCCAGGGTCGGTGTGGGATTGCCCGCTGCCGATCCGGGTCCGGCCGCGCGGCTCGTCGCCACCTTGCCCGCGCTGGAGGTGCCGCGCCCGGATTGGCCGGCGGAAGCCGAAGTGGTCGGCCCGCTGCTGTGGGAACCCACCGACCGGCGGCTGGAACGGCCGCCGGGCGACGGCCCGCTGGTGGTGGTGGCGCCGTCCACCGCGCATACCGGGGTGACCGGAATGGCGGAGACGGTGCTGGAGGCGCTGGCGGGAACCGGTGTCCGGGTGGCGATCTCCATGCTCGACGAACCGCCGCATCCGCTGCCGGAGTGGGCGACCGCCGGGCTGGGCCGGCAGGACGAACTACTCGCCGACGCGTCGGTGGTGGTCGGCGGTGGTGGGCACGGACTGCTGGCCAAGTCGCTGTCCGCGGGTGTGCCGGTGGTGACCGTCCCCGGCGGTGGTGACCAATGGGAACTGGCCAATCGCGCGCAACGGCGAGGAGTGTCGCTGTTGGTCCGGCCGCTCACCGCGGAGGCTGTGCGGGACGCCGTGCTCCGCGTGCTGGGGGAGCCGCGGTTCACCGAAGCGGCGCGGGAGGCGGCCGCCGGCGCGGATGCGGTGGCCGATCCGGTCCGGATCTGTCAGCGGGTACTGGATTCGGTGCGGGCGCACTGA
- a CDS encoding PIG-L deacetylase family protein, giving the protein MQHFPEDWQRALVIVAHPDDIEYGVAAAVARWTGQGKDVRYLLVTSGEAGIAGVPPAESGPLREAEERASAAVVGVREVEFLGHPDGRIEANPALRRDLAAAIRRHRPEVVVLGHFGPTWAPGIVNSADHRAVGRAGLDAVSDAGNEWIFPDLTESAPWSVRWAAVAVPAGATHAVDVTATVGVAERSLAEHRRYLEVLSPEPVADQVRAVVNMTTGPLTGFDAERAVGFELFTFAG; this is encoded by the coding sequence GTGCAGCACTTTCCGGAGGATTGGCAGCGCGCCCTGGTCATCGTGGCCCACCCCGACGATATCGAGTACGGGGTCGCCGCGGCGGTGGCCCGCTGGACCGGCCAGGGCAAAGACGTCCGGTACCTGTTGGTGACCTCGGGCGAAGCGGGGATCGCCGGGGTGCCGCCCGCGGAGTCCGGACCGCTGCGCGAAGCCGAGGAGCGCGCCTCGGCGGCGGTCGTCGGGGTGCGCGAGGTCGAGTTCCTCGGCCATCCGGACGGCCGGATAGAGGCGAATCCCGCACTGCGGCGTGATCTGGCCGCCGCGATCCGCAGGCACCGGCCGGAGGTGGTGGTACTCGGCCATTTCGGCCCGACCTGGGCGCCGGGCATCGTCAACAGTGCCGACCACCGTGCCGTCGGCCGAGCCGGTCTGGACGCGGTATCCGACGCCGGCAACGAATGGATATTCCCCGACCTCACCGAATCCGCGCCGTGGTCCGTGCGATGGGCGGCCGTGGCGGTCCCCGCGGGGGCCACCCACGCGGTGGACGTCACCGCGACCGTCGGTGTCGCCGAGCGATCACTGGCCGAACACCGCCGGTACCTCGAGGTCCTGAGTCCGGAACCGGTGGCCGACCAGGTGCGCGCGGTCGTGAACATGACGACGGGCCCGCTCACCGGGTTCGACGCCGAACGCGCCGTCGGATTCGAACTGTTCACCTTCGCTGGTTGA
- the pspM gene encoding phage shock envelope stress response protein PspM translates to MPSERSRFRAGTRDLTRAWPELQPQAAYVADTLRTAGENAFVAVRRWADPRERELRRRRRARRRSIGLGTVSGLTTAGAVGLVILSAPAWAVVVLGGGAVVLVTGAALSTRRYLRLRRAPLPLAGYVPRRLPAARSTTRPAMARLARAEQVLHDVAGQIARSRRLPSDELEDMVATAASGAAALTALAADIATMEDAVRALGGNAAELAGAADARRLEETVQSMLARLDTGVVEYEHVVAAATRVLAVDETGALRYAFDGIVADLRQAADRMDGWAQALTELADRAPETLLPPAAAAAPRQQPVAEAARRRDRS, encoded by the coding sequence ATGCCATCGGAACGGTCCCGATTCCGGGCCGGGACCCGGGACCTCACCCGCGCCTGGCCCGAACTGCAGCCGCAGGCCGCATACGTCGCCGACACGCTGCGCACAGCCGGAGAGAATGCGTTCGTCGCAGTCCGCCGCTGGGCGGATCCGCGCGAACGCGAACTCCGTAGACGCCGCCGGGCCCGGCGGCGCAGTATCGGCCTGGGTACCGTTTCCGGTCTCACCACCGCCGGAGCGGTCGGATTGGTGATCCTGTCCGCTCCCGCCTGGGCCGTGGTGGTACTCGGTGGCGGCGCTGTCGTGCTGGTCACCGGTGCGGCGCTCAGCACTCGCCGCTATCTGCGGCTGCGACGTGCTCCGCTGCCACTGGCCGGGTACGTGCCGCGCAGACTTCCCGCCGCCCGGTCCACCACCCGACCCGCGATGGCCCGGCTGGCCCGCGCCGAACAAGTCCTGCACGATGTGGCCGGCCAGATCGCCCGCTCTCGCCGCCTCCCGTCGGACGAACTCGAGGATATGGTGGCCACCGCGGCTTCCGGCGCGGCCGCGCTCACCGCGCTGGCCGCCGATATCGCCACCATGGAAGACGCGGTCCGCGCGCTCGGCGGCAACGCGGCCGAACTCGCCGGCGCGGCCGATGCCCGCCGGCTCGAGGAAACGGTGCAGTCGATGCTCGCCCGGCTCGATACCGGGGTCGTCGAGTACGAACACGTCGTGGCCGCGGCTACTCGGGTGCTCGCGGTGGACGAGACGGGTGCCTTGCGCTACGCGTTCGACGGTATCGTCGCCGACCTCCGCCAGGCCGCCGACCGGATGGACGGCTGGGCGCAGGCCCTCACCGAACTCGCCGACCGGGCGCCGGAGACGCTGTTGCCGCCGGCGGCCGCCGCGGCACCCCGGCAGCAGCCTGTCGCTGAGGCGGCCCGGCGCCGGGATCGTTCCTGA
- a CDS encoding PspA/IM30 family protein, with amino-acid sequence MANPFTKAWKYLMALFDSKIEEHADPKVQIQQAIEEAQRQHQALSQQAASVIGNQRQLEMKLNRQLDEVEKLNANARQAVVLADQANGAGDAEKAIQYTNAAEAFAAQLVTAEQSVEDLKVLHDQSLQAAAQAKKAVEQNAMLLQQKVAERTKLLSQLEQAKMQEQVSASLQQMDSTLSAPGSVPSLDAVREKIERRYATALGSAELAQNTVQGRMMEVQQASVQMAGHSRLEQIRASMRGDALPSGNTNSAIDAGKSATEPAQPQPQMNKGQTAQQ; translated from the coding sequence ATGGCTAATCCGTTCACGAAGGCCTGGAAATACCTGATGGCCCTCTTCGACTCCAAGATCGAGGAGCACGCGGATCCGAAGGTCCAGATTCAGCAGGCTATCGAAGAGGCTCAACGTCAGCACCAGGCCCTGTCGCAGCAGGCAGCCTCGGTGATCGGAAACCAGCGGCAGCTGGAGATGAAACTGAACCGGCAACTCGACGAGGTCGAGAAGCTCAACGCCAATGCGCGGCAGGCGGTCGTGCTCGCCGACCAGGCCAACGGCGCCGGCGATGCCGAGAAGGCGATCCAGTACACCAACGCCGCCGAGGCATTCGCCGCGCAGCTGGTCACGGCCGAACAATCGGTCGAAGATCTGAAGGTCCTGCACGACCAGTCACTGCAGGCGGCCGCCCAGGCCAAGAAGGCGGTCGAGCAGAACGCCATGTTGCTGCAGCAGAAGGTCGCCGAGCGCACCAAACTGCTCAGCCAGCTCGAACAGGCCAAGATGCAGGAGCAGGTCAGTGCTTCCCTGCAGCAGATGGACAGCACCCTGTCCGCCCCCGGCAGCGTCCCCAGCCTGGACGCGGTGCGGGAGAAGATCGAACGGCGCTACGCCACCGCGCTCGGCTCGGCCGAACTCGCCCAGAACACCGTCCAGGGGCGCATGATGGAGGTCCAGCAGGCCAGCGTCCAGATGGCCGGGCACAGCCGGCTCGAGCAGATCCGCGCCTCCATGCGTGGAGACGCGCTCCCCTCCGGCAACACCAACTCGGCGATCGACGCCGGCAAGTCCGCGACGGAGCCGGCGCAACCACAGCCCCAGATGAACAAAGGCCAGACCGCACAGCAGTAG
- a CDS encoding helix-turn-helix domain-containing protein produces MTLLREAIGDSLRRARLAQSRTLREVSTSARVSLGYLSEVERGRKEASSELLAAICEALDVPLSRVLWDVSTAIAGEDLPVAAGAAGRRPAEMAGTPAAAEPVSDTPAAEPAAPAASAAAGVRAHVDGDTRIVIPAPTNGPLVLVEAA; encoded by the coding sequence ATGACGCTGCTGCGAGAAGCGATCGGGGACAGTCTGCGGCGTGCGCGCCTCGCCCAGAGCCGGACCCTGCGTGAAGTGTCCACCTCGGCGCGGGTGAGCCTGGGGTACCTCTCCGAAGTCGAGCGGGGACGCAAGGAGGCCTCCAGCGAGCTGCTGGCCGCGATCTGCGAGGCCCTCGACGTTCCCCTTTCCCGGGTGCTCTGGGATGTCAGCACGGCCATCGCCGGTGAGGATCTCCCCGTCGCCGCCGGCGCTGCGGGCCGCCGACCCGCCGAAATGGCGGGTACCCCGGCCGCCGCGGAACCGGTCTCCGATACCCCGGCCGCCGAACCCGCCGCCCCGGCCGCTTCGGCGGCGGCCGGTGTCCGGGCACATGTCGACGGGGACACCCGGATCGTCATACCCGCACCCACGAACGGTCCGCTGGTCCTGGTCGAAGCCGCCTGA
- a CDS encoding CinA family protein — MTVEQAGPLTAGTVAADLVTALRLRGQTMATAESLTAGLVAATIAGVPGASVVLRGGLVVYATDLKHRLAGVDEQVLATEGPVAASTAQQLAVGARTCCGADWGVALTGVAGPDPQDGIDVGTVFLGLAGPRHTEVMRLKLTGDRWNIRFTATQTAVQELLRCVRSESPTR; from the coding sequence ATGACCGTGGAGCAGGCCGGTCCGCTGACCGCCGGCACCGTCGCCGCGGATCTCGTCACCGCCCTCCGGCTCCGGGGGCAGACGATGGCGACCGCCGAATCGCTCACCGCGGGTCTGGTGGCCGCCACGATCGCCGGAGTACCCGGCGCGAGCGTTGTCCTGCGTGGCGGCCTGGTGGTGTACGCGACCGATCTCAAACACCGTCTCGCCGGGGTCGACGAGCAGGTCCTCGCCACTGAGGGGCCAGTGGCGGCGAGCACCGCGCAACAGCTCGCCGTCGGCGCGCGGACCTGCTGCGGCGCCGATTGGGGAGTAGCACTCACCGGGGTCGCCGGCCCCGACCCACAGGACGGTATCGACGTCGGCACCGTCTTCCTCGGTCTCGCTGGTCCCCGGCATACCGAGGTGATGCGGTTGAAACTCACCGGCGACCGGTGGAATATCAGGTTCACAGCGACACAGACCGCGGTCCAGGAACTGCTGCGGTGTGTGCGGAGCGAATCACCTACCCGGTGA
- the pgsA gene encoding CDP-diacylglycerol--glycerol-3-phosphate 3-phosphatidyltransferase, with protein sequence MSVHPEEIDRRLTAPGPPRGGLVPAPAESAVPLLNIANILTMIRIALVPLFVLALFADGGHQSGWRITATALFALAAVTDRFDGQLARKYGLVTDFGKLADPIADKALIGSALIGLSVLGDLAWWMTVVICAREIGVTLLRLAVVRRGVIPAGRGGKLKTLVQSVAIGVLLLPLSGGFATAGMALMWIALVLTVVTGLDYVGQAARLWLAGPHRTRA encoded by the coding sequence ATGAGCGTGCACCCCGAGGAGATCGACCGGCGGCTCACCGCGCCCGGACCGCCGCGCGGCGGACTCGTCCCCGCGCCCGCCGAATCCGCGGTCCCGCTGCTGAATATCGCGAACATCCTCACCATGATCCGGATCGCGCTGGTCCCGCTGTTCGTCCTGGCGCTGTTCGCCGACGGTGGCCACCAGAGCGGATGGCGGATCACCGCGACCGCGCTGTTCGCGCTCGCCGCGGTCACCGATCGGTTCGACGGCCAGCTGGCCCGCAAGTACGGACTCGTCACCGATTTCGGAAAACTGGCCGACCCCATCGCCGACAAGGCGCTCATCGGTTCCGCGCTCATCGGGCTGTCGGTCCTGGGTGATCTGGCGTGGTGGATGACCGTCGTCATCTGCGCCCGTGAAATCGGGGTCACGCTGTTGCGGCTGGCGGTGGTGCGCCGCGGGGTCATCCCGGCCGGTCGCGGCGGGAAGCTCAAAACCCTGGTCCAGTCGGTGGCCATCGGCGTGCTGCTACTGCCGCTGTCCGGTGGTTTCGCGACCGCGGGAATGGCCTTGATGTGGATCGCGTTGGTGCTGACAGTGGTAACAGGGCTGGATTATGTCGGTCAGGCCGCCAGGCTGTGGCTGGCCGGACCCCACCGCACCCGCGCATGA
- a CDS encoding amino-acid N-acetyltransferase: MTSRGPLGGSTSDAPGTRTATVRVRRARTSDVPAIKGLVDVYAGRILLEKNLVNLYESVQEFWVAELGDRVVGCGALHVLWADLGEVRTVAVLPDVKGHGVGKLIVEHLVEVARELELSRLFVLTFEVEFFAHHGFAEIDGTPVTAEVYAEMCRSYDTGVAEFLDLSYVKPNTLGNTRMLLTL, translated from the coding sequence ATGACCTCACGGGGACCACTGGGTGGTTCGACCAGCGACGCGCCCGGGACGCGGACCGCCACCGTACGGGTGCGGCGCGCCCGCACCTCGGATGTCCCGGCGATCAAGGGGCTCGTCGATGTGTACGCGGGGCGCATCCTGCTGGAGAAGAATCTCGTCAACCTCTACGAATCGGTGCAGGAGTTCTGGGTCGCCGAGCTCGGTGATCGAGTCGTGGGCTGCGGTGCGCTGCACGTACTGTGGGCCGATCTCGGCGAAGTGCGCACCGTGGCGGTCCTTCCGGATGTGAAAGGCCACGGTGTGGGCAAACTCATCGTGGAGCATCTGGTCGAGGTGGCCCGGGAGCTGGAGCTGAGCCGGTTGTTCGTACTGACCTTCGAGGTCGAGTTCTTCGCTCACCACGGCTTCGCGGAGATCGACGGCACCCCGGTGACCGCGGAGGTGTACGCGGAGATGTGCCGGTCCTACGACACCGGTGTCGCGGAGTTCCTGGATCTGAGTTATGTGAAACCGAACACTCTCGGCAACACCCGGATGCTGCTCACCCTGTGA
- a CDS encoding YciI family protein, whose protein sequence is MPIFAVHYTYSDATSADRDTHRPRHRAWLAGLLAEGTLVTSGPYPDGSGALLLFRAADSATLGEVLPQDPFAQEKLIDEVRAVEWQPVFGVLAD, encoded by the coding sequence GTGCCGATCTTCGCTGTTCACTACACCTATTCCGACGCCACTTCCGCCGACCGCGATACCCATCGTCCGCGCCACCGAGCGTGGCTGGCCGGCCTGCTCGCCGAGGGCACGCTGGTCACCAGCGGACCGTATCCGGACGGTTCCGGTGCGCTGCTGCTGTTCCGGGCGGCCGACAGCGCGACACTCGGCGAAGTGCTGCCGCAGGACCCCTTCGCGCAGGAGAAGCTGATCGACGAAGTCCGCGCCGTCGAATGGCAACCCGT